In Bactrocera oleae isolate idBacOlea1 chromosome 5, idBacOlea1, whole genome shotgun sequence, a genomic segment contains:
- the Proc-R gene encoding uncharacterized protein Proc-R produces MMFSSADVAAVRHVVQRILVPCVFVIGLLGNSVSIYVLTRKRMRCTTNIYLTALAITDIIYLTMALLLSLQHYDYVQRNVEIFWKCYGYAVWLCDACAYISIYIAVCFTIERFIAIRYPLKRQTFCTESLAKKVITGVALFCLFSTISTAFEHQYRITKKSIDIHGVACNITQANAPERLSLLQLNYNESVRQQQQQEEAGRTKKQDDTLHLPLQHYMALPKSTATTAPHLDFEGSGQAAADERTEHTAHHWQTRAVDSATGTVVRKKDNLHRSNVGDTVSNVWKSKPDVILRRLKRTVEPNKAAITTGSTQAPLPRSLAMPSPIALRTAAPLPAMHEWTALAEAASAVTSNDAQLKVSRGTIMKRALSAAADRNIPRIMLNYYSLDSRADLLLDTEFLVSAATPPTENADEGEPTIEDTDRIAKQEPSYGKFTGAGVWAANAQSTHGKQDAETLFFNITDYCEEVIYYQNSQSSLGENALYTRLWYFFTLFVFVLIPLCLLGTFNCFLIMLVRRSKNLRGEMTNANSIRRSRMSGKGQRKSHTSSVSQENRITVTLIAVVLLFIICQLPWAIYLIVSENVDIDNNLQAIIGNIFNFLADINAAANFFLYCVLSDKYRKTVRELITGYKYRAHARHATASTSLYTSTHGTHSVNGSRRYRPAAASIVVK; encoded by the exons ATGATGTTCAGCTCCGCGGATGTGGCCGCAGTGCGTCATGTGGTGCAACGCATATTGGTGCCATGCGTGTTTGTAATTGGATTGTTGGGCAACTCCGTGAGCATTTATGTGCTGACAAG aAAACGCATGCGTTGcacaacaaatatttatctCACCGCGCTCGCCATCACCGATATTATTTACCTCACCATGGCATTGCTTCTCTCACTCCAACACTATGACTATGTTCAGCGGAATGTGGAAATCTTTTGGAAATGTTATGGTTATGCGGTTTGGCTTTGTGATGCCTGTG cgtACATTTCCATTTACATAGCTGTGTGTTTTACGATCGAACGATTTATTGCGATACGTTACCCGCTTAAACGACAGACATTCTGCACGGAATCGTTGGCAAAGAAAGTCATTACAG GAGTCGCACTCTTCTGCCTCTTCTCCACAATTTCCACAGCTTTCGAACATCAGTATCGCATCACTAAGAAATCAATTGATATCCATGGCGTTGCGTGTAATATAACGCAAGCGAACGCGCCAGAGCGGCTCTCATTGCTACAACTGAATTACAACGAAAGTgttcgacaacaacaacagcaagaagaAGCAGGCCGCACGAAAAAACAAGACGACACACTACATTTACCATTGCAGCACTATATGGCACTGCCAAAATCGACAGCAACGACAGCGCCACATCTCGATTTCGAAGGCAGCGGTCAGGCGGCTGCGGATGAACGCACAGAGCACACAGCTCATCACTGGCAGACACGGGCTGTAGACTCAGCAACTGGGACAGTAGTGCGCAAAAAGGACAATTTGCACCGCAGTAATGTAGGCGACACGGTGAGTAACGTGTGGAAGTCTAAACCGGATGTAATATTGCGTAGATTGAAACGTACAGTGGAGCCGAACAAGGCAGCGATCACCACAGGCAGCACACAAGCACCTTTGCCACGTTCTTTGGCTATGCCTTCACCAATCGCACTAAGAACTGCAGCGCCATTGCCGGCAATGCATGAGTGGACCGCGCTGGCAGAAGCAGCATCAGCAGTCACATCGAACGACGCGCAATTGAAAG TCTCCCGAGGTACGATTATGAAGAGAGCACTCTCTGCGGCGGCTGATAGAAACATTCCTCGAATTATGTTAAACTACTACTCACTGGATAGTCGTGCCGATCTGCTATTGGATACAGAATTCTTAGTAAGTGCAGCAACGCCGCCAACAGAGAATGCAGACGAAGGTGAACCGACAATAGAAGACACAGATAGAATAGCTAAGCAAGAGCCAAGCTATGGAAAATTTACCGGCGCCGGTGTTTGGGCTGCTAACGCGCAGTCGACACATGGAAAACAAGATGCCGAAACACTTTTCTTCAACATAACGGATTACTGCGAGGAA gtTATCTACTATCAGAACAGCCAATCGAGCTTGGGCGAAAATGCGCTCTATACACGCCTCTGGTACTTTTTCACCTTATTCGTATTCGTTTTAATACCGTTATGCCTGCTGGGCACCTTCAATTGCTTCCTCATAATGTTGGTGCGACGCTCGAAGAATTTACGCGGCGAAATGACGAATGCGAATAGCATACGACGCTCACGCATGAGCGGTAAAGGG CAACGCAAATCACACACGTCATCCGTTTCGCAGGAGAATCGCATCACCGTTACGCTGATCGCGGTCGTTTTACTCTTTATCATTTGTCAACTGCCATGGGCAATTTATTTAATCGTTTCGGAGAATGTCGATATCGATAACAATCTGCAAGCGATTATtggtaatattttcaattttcttgcTGACATCAATGCGgcagcaaattttttcttatattgcGTACTTTCGGATAAATATCGGAAAACGGTACGCGAACTTATCACAGGCTATAAGTATCGTGCACATGCACGTCACGCGACAGCCAGCACGAGCCTTTACACGAGTACGCATGGCACGCATTCGGTGAATGGCAGTCGCCGCTATCGGCCGGCAGCTGCGTCGATAGTCGTCAAGTGA